The Candidatus Binataceae bacterium nucleotide sequence CCAGCCCGGTGACACGGTCGCGATCTTCGGATGCGGCCCGGTCGGGCTCTGCGCCATCATGAGCGCGAAGCTCTTCGGCCCTGCGCAGGTTATCGCCGTCGACAGCCTGCCCTACCGCCTCGACCTCGCGCGCAAGCTAGGTGCATTCGCTGTCGACGCGAAAGAGGCGCACGAGACGATCCTCGCCCGCACCGAAGGACGCGGCGCCGACGTGACGATCGAGGCGGTTGGCAACGAGGGCGCGCTCAACGCCGCCATCATGGCGGCGCGCGGCGGCGGAACGGTCTCGGTCATCGGCGCGTTCGTGACTCCCACCTTCAATTTTCCGATCGGCCTCGCCTTCGGCCGCGATCTGACTTTCAGAATCGGCCTCGCTAACATCAACGCGCATATCCCGGCCCTCGCCCGATGTATCGAACGCGGCGTAATCGACCCGCGTCCGCTGATCTCGCACGTCTTGCCGCTCGACGAAGCGGCCCATGGCTACGAGATCTTCAACGCGCGCAAAGACAATGTCGTCAAGGTCCTGCTCAAGCCGTAGCGTCGTTCCGTCATTTCAAAGAGGATCAAATCTTCATGGCCGAAGAATCAGTCAAGCTCAAAATCGAAGGCGACATCGCCTACATCGGACTCAACCGACCCGACAAACGCAACGCCGTCAACGGCGAGATGCTCCAGCGGCTGCCGCGCGTGATCGACGAAGTCGATCGCGCCGATATCCGCGCGATCGTGCTCTATGGCGAAGGCCAGGCGTTTTCGGCCGGTATCGATTTCGGCTCGCTCGCCTCGGACACCGGCGCGTCGAGCGGTGTCGGCGGCGGCCCTGATCTGCCGCGCTTTCGCCGCTTCGTGCGCGAATCGCAGGCGGCACTCTCGAGGCTCGAAAGCATCGAAAAGCCCGTGATCGGCGCGCTGCATGGCTACGTCGGCGGACTTGGACTCGAAATAGCGCTGGCCTGCGATGCGCGTATCGCGGCTGCCGGCACCAGGCTCGGGATGCCCGAGGTTCGGATCGGCCTCGTCCCCGATGTTGGCGGCACCACGCGGCTCACGCGCACGGTAGGCTACGCCCGCTCCAAGGAACTGATCATGACAGCGCGGATGATCGACGCCGAGGAGGCCGAGCGCATCGGACTCGTCAATCGCACCGTTCCGGCCGGCAATCACCTGTCGATTGCACTGGAGCTCGCGCGCGAGATGGCGCGCAACGCGCCGCTGGCAGTCGGCCTCGCCAAGAAGATCATCGACCTCGGCGACAACGTCGACAAGAATACGTTCATGGAATTGGAAGCGCTCGCGCAGAGCACGTTGCTCACGACGCAGGATTTCCGCGAAGGCGCGGCCGCGGCTTTGCAGCGCCGCGAGCCGAGCTTCAAGGGGCGCTGATCCGAATCTCGAATCCGCCGCTCCAGCTTTCTCCCGGCCAGAGCTCGATCATCCCGGACTCCACACCGCGCGCCGCGAGGTTAAACGCATCCGGCGCGCAGGTGTAGGGTTCGATTGCGACGACGTTCTGACCGGCGGGCACGAAGATCACGAAGTCCTCGAATATCCGGTCAGCGCGGAGCTCGATCGCTGCGCGAGCCTGCGGGTCGACCAGTCTCGCGCGCGGCTCATCCTTCTTAAACGGCGCCATCCGGAACGCATCGTCGTAGGTCTCATCGCCCAGTACGCGCGCGGTGCGCAAATCGAACTTGCCCTGCACCGCGTTCGGAGCGCCAATCGGAATGAGCTTGTCGTTCAGCGGCCAATGCGAATCGGCCGCCAGCTTCAGCGACATCGCGCCGCGCGAACCTTTCGGATCGAGCGGGGCATGAATATAAGGATGCGCCCCGAATCCGAACGGCATCGGTCCGTCGCCAGTGTTGCGCACCGTCGCCTTGAGCCGCAGCCCATTGCCAACTTCATAGTCAATTTCGAATTGGAACGGCCATGGCCACATCGCAGCAATCGAGGGATCGTCGGCGGAGTCGAGCATCGAGGTGATGAAATAGGGCCCGCGCCTCAGCACCTTGAAAGGGCGTTGGCAGGCGAAGCCGTGAATCGAATGCCCATGCGGCTCGTTGACCGGCACCTGGTATTTGGCGCCGCGATAGGTGAATTGCGCATTCGCCACCCGCCCCGGCCATGGAAATAGAATCGGTATTCCGCCGCGATGGGGATGGGCTCGCCACTGGTTCGGATCTGATGGACCGGCGATAATTTCGAGCGCCCCGACCGTGTAGCTAAGGCACTGGCATCCAGCTTCCGGCACCACTACGGCGCGCTCGCTTTGCGCTTCGATCGTAATAAGGTCCACGCGCAGATTTTAACGCAGAAGCGATCGCGTCACCATGAATAATTGATCGGGCAGCGACGCACGCGGCGTGCGCTACCGTACATACCGGCGGACTCACTGGATTGGAGTGAGGCGCTTCCCCAATGCGCCTTGAGCGCGGCCTCACGGGCCGCGTGGCGAGCTAGCCGCGACTAGTGGTCGCGGCGCGGACCGCGATCGCCTCCGCTGCGCGCCTGTGCTTCATTGACGCGAATCGGGCGGCCCTTGATTTCGCGGCCATTGAGCTTCTTGACCGCTGCGTCAGCCGCCTCTTCGGTAGCCATTTCGACGAATCCAAAGCCGCGTGAGCGATTCGTCGCGCGATCGATGATGACTTGGGAGCTATCCACCTTTCCCGCTTCTGAAAACGCGTCGTGCAAATCCTGATCGGTGACAGTCCAAGCCAGGTTCCCAACGTACAGTCTGCGGCCCATTCAGCTCTCCTGGCGCGCCAGCACGCAACTCAGCCCCGGCGACCCCCGCCGGCTGATCCGGGAACAGTCATGACTAGAGAGGAGTCTCGCTCGGTAGCGAGTTCGGCGGCGCGCATCTAAATCGAAATCCCCACACGCTTATATCATCGGTTGCGACTCAAACATAGCACCGGGCCGGGTTTTACCTTACAAAAATTCACTTCTTTTCCGGCATTGAAGTGCCAATAGCAGGGGACTTGGCATCCAAAACT carries:
- a CDS encoding zinc-binding dehydrogenase, translating into QPGDTVAIFGCGPVGLCAIMSAKLFGPAQVIAVDSLPYRLDLARKLGAFAVDAKEAHETILARTEGRGADVTIEAVGNEGALNAAIMAARGGGTVSVIGAFVTPTFNFPIGLAFGRDLTFRIGLANINAHIPALARCIERGVIDPRPLISHVLPLDEAAHGYEIFNARKDNVVKVLLKP
- a CDS encoding enoyl-CoA hydratase/isomerase family protein; its protein translation is MAEESVKLKIEGDIAYIGLNRPDKRNAVNGEMLQRLPRVIDEVDRADIRAIVLYGEGQAFSAGIDFGSLASDTGASSGVGGGPDLPRFRRFVRESQAALSRLESIEKPVIGALHGYVGGLGLEIALACDARIAAAGTRLGMPEVRIGLVPDVGGTTRLTRTVGYARSKELIMTARMIDAEEAERIGLVNRTVPAGNHLSIALELAREMARNAPLAVGLAKKIIDLGDNVDKNTFMELEALAQSTLLTTQDFREGAAAALQRREPSFKGR
- a CDS encoding RNA-binding protein translates to MGRRLYVGNLAWTVTDQDLHDAFSEAGKVDSSQVIIDRATNRSRGFGFVEMATEEAADAAVKKLNGREIKGRPIRVNEAQARSGGDRGPRRDH